GCAGGAGCTTCCCAGTCTCCTTCCTGCTCTCCAGTACGTGATAGCAGCTTCTCAGCACCAATGAAAGCTATACCTCTAAAACCTGTCAAAGCCGCCTATCAAGCCTAAAGCCCTCATCCTTGCATTTGAGGGCATTTAATCAACTCTGTCACCCCCACTTTTCCAGGCAGACGTCTCGGCATTCCCCATTAGCCCTGCTAACCTGCCCAATATCCCCAGAACATGGTTGAGCCCCGTGTCTTTTTTTCTGCTGTTGTTCTCATAGAAAGTGCTTGACTCCTCTCCAAGCCCTGCTGTTGCTTGctttgaaagaaaattgaaactgACCCATTCCAGGAAGCTCATTCTAACCCCACCAGACTGaggactccccccaccccccaccccaccccgtgtgGCCCCTCAGCATTGATAGATTCACATGCTTCTGCTGTGTATCTTGTGGCCGCTCCGGCAGGCAGAATTCGAAGATTCCTGGCCACTGATATACACCTACCTTCTTCCAGTtattcaaacactaatctaggttcTGCTGTAAGGGCATTTTGCAGCTGTTGCAGTTAAGGTCCCAAATCAGATGATATTAAGATAAGGAGATTCCCCCATGGTGGGCCTGACCCAATTAGATAAGCCCATAATGTGAACGGGGCTCTTCCTGAAGAAAGAGTCAGAGCTTGAGAGGGATTTAATGGGAGACAAGTTGTCTGTTGCTCGCTTGAAAATGGAGTAGGCCATGTGGCAAGGGATATGGGTGACCTCTAGGAGCTGAGAATGGTAGGCGGCTGGCAGCCCGTGAGCAAATGGgggcctcagtcctacaacccCAAGGAACTGAACTTGGCCAACAGCTTGGGATAATTTGTtgagcagcaatagaaaactaacgCACTCGCTTTTGTAGATTACATATGCGTGTATTGGACTGCAAGCTACTACACGAGAGGaaattttcaagttatttttgtaCCTACTTCCCACCACACTCACTATGCAATGCTTTTAGGGACACTTGCGTTAACTCCTGATGTGTTGGAGTCGGTGGGAGATATAAATCCTTGTCCGTGACTGCAGCAGCTAGAATCACTAGCATTCCCAAGCATCCCCCGCCTCCCACCTTCGTAACAAATTTCTGCACATCTGACATCTTATGGATATCATGGCTCGATGTCTCACCAGTCCCATGAACTCAAGAAGTCCCCAAACTTTCTGTCCCCaaactgcccctccccactctgttccCCAATTCTGTTCATGGCACCTTCAAACCCCCAGTTATCTTGGGGCTTAAAACTCCAACCATTGTtgactccttcctctctcttgcctCCAGGTTCAATCCGTTGCCAAGTCCTCTCCAGTCATCCCCTCCTCTCCATTTTTGTTGTCACTGCCTAGTTCTGTATTTCTCACCTCGACTACTTCCAATGTCTCTTAGCTGCTCTCCTGGGACCAGTCTTTGGCTAGCTCGGTTCTAATTATGTGCAGCCACCTTCCAAAGAACCCATTAGGTTGGCGTTCGAAGCTGTCTATGATTGAACCCAAACTTACCTTTCTCATATTTTCACAAATTCGTAAATGAGTGTTCTGCCGACCTTGTAAGTTACTTTGGGTTGACGTTaacaaattattctttaaaactgTTATTGCTTTTGCAGGTTCCACATACTAACCTGTGACTCTTCTCTGCAACCTGCAGCTTTTTCACGTGCGTCTTACCGTTACTTTTACTTCAGACTCTCTGCCCTTCCAATTCTCCGCAGTCGGATATTCTCATACCTTGGACTCTTCTGAATACATAGTAGCCGCTTGGCTTGTTGACGTGCCAAGGGGAAATGTGGTTCCAGAGCCAAATTGTGAGTGCCCAGAGCTAAAACCTCATTCTGCTTGCCTTAAGCTCTCATTCCCTCCCCCAGGACACACGCCACCATTTTATTCTGCTTTGGGGGTGATCACGGGCCTAAACATTGGGACCGGAATGCCGCACATTCGTCTCATAGACAAGGGACCCACAGCTCCCTTTCCTAGTCGGGGCCGGTTTATCCTTTGGCTTTGCAGTGGTTTTAACCAGTCACAcagcctcctcccccccccttctcccgtGTGCACAGGGGGTCTACACCCTAGATTTCCTGCTTTTCGAGAACTACATTTGCCTCCGTccactctgtcctcctctctaCTTAGGGACTTCCACCCTTCTCGCTACCCCCCCGGCAGCCACAGGGCATACAGTACTGTAAGAAGtgatctcttaaaaaaaaagagagagaaagaacgaaagaaagaacgaaagaaagaaagaaagaaagaaagaaagaaagaaagaaagaaaaagaaagaaagaaagaaagaaagaaagaaagaaagaaagaaaagggggggggggacagaaaaaAAGCTTCCCGGGGTTCGTTTCAGCCCGGGCAGGTGGAGACGGACCCCACTGCACCACGAATTCCTAGTGAATTACGGGCTTGCGCGCGGCCCGTAGCCTGCCTCTCACCCCGGCACGAGCCGAGCAGGGCGCTCCCCGCCTCCCGCTGGGGTTTAATGACCTAAGCAACTTTCcttgccacccccctccccgcccggtGTTGGTACGGCCTGTCCGGCGTTCGGCgttccacacccccccccctctCCTTCCAGGTTGGTTCAGCCCCCGTCTACTCTGGGGTGGTGCTTAGCCGGCGCCAGACCGACCCTCGACTTCGGAGGGGCAGCGCCGTTCCTCTGGGCGCTTCCTCGGCGGCCGCTTCGGCTCCTTCGGCCTCGTCGGCCTCTTCAGCCTCCGCCGGGACCCGAGACGTCGGTGTATGCCCCACCCCTGACCCCGCTAGAGATATGTCCACCCCGGCTCGGCGGCGCCTCATGCGGGACTTCAAGAGGTAAAGCACAGGGAGCGCCGAGGCCGGGGGCTGCCAGGCGGGGCACAGGGCGGGTCCCGAGGCGGGCTGGCTGCGGTAGGGGGCAGCCCGGAGCGGACGCGGGGGCCGGATTGCGGAGCCCCTGTCTGTTTCCCTGAAGGTTGCAGGAGGATCCTCCGGCTGGAGTCAGCGGGGCTCCGTCCGAGAACAACATAATGGTTTGGAACGCGGTCATTTTCGGGTGAGTCTGCGTTCCGGATGGTGGCGAGAGGCGGGGGACGCGGGCCGGCCCAGCCTGCCCTCGGGGACCGGCCCCCCTCGCGAGGgcggaaggggagagggaaaatgttcGGGTCCGGCTGGGCCTAGGCGCCTCCCCGGAGCCTGTGCCTCGATTAGCTCCGTTCCCGCTGCCAGGGGAACCGTTTGGGGTTCTGAGGGGGGCGGAGCGGGGAGTGGTGGCGGTCAGGCGCGGCGGCCTGCGCCGGGCTTCGGAGCCCGAAACATGGATCTGGACTGGCTTTTCTGACCCAGGAAGCAGCGGTTTACCAGAGGTTCACTTGGCAGAGCTTGGAATAGCCATCTCTTAAGATGAGCCTCTTAAGGGAGAAGGGAGCCCCTTAAGCGGGAACTGactgtttttctctgtgttgCAGGCCCGAAGGGACCCCGTTTGAGGATGGTAAGAGAGTTTCTTTACCCACCTTTCAGGAGCCTGGTCGTCTCTGGGGGAAAGGGGTCCCGGTCATCCTGAAGTGCCTCCTACTTAGGAACCCGCTTCTCCCTAGCCTCTGCCTGCTAAAGGCTTGACTGGAATCCAATAAGTGGCCGGTGGTTCTGACCATTGTCCGCTTGACTAGAACTGCACCTTTTTCCttgcttgtttcttttaaaaaaaaaaaaaaatctgggtaaGGCAGCCGCTTTTTGAAAGGAGCTTCATAGCACCGATGTTAAGGATTTTTGAGGTCTGGGCTGTGATCCTGTTAAATTCAGCTCCCTCCCAAGATACTGAGTTAGTATCAACCCAGCGACTTGCTGATAGACTCAGAGACCCCAGGGACCGCCTAGTTCAGAATTCTATCACAAGGGCAGGAACTGTGTTCAGCAGGTGCTTAATTCGTGTTGGCTGGATGTTGGAGGGGTGCAAGAATCCCTTGCCCAGAACTGTCGGGTGTCTACCGTGGTCTTTCATGGCCAGTTTGAGTATAACATTGTTTCTCgttttaaaatgagttttcagTGTGCTTTTATCAAGACTTTACGGTGAGTAGTCTCCAAGCAGCTTCACAATTGAGGGTATCCTCAATGTCCAGCCTACTTGAAGGCACCATGTGTACCTATAGGTAGGTGAGTTTTCGTGGATTCAggtttgacttttaaaaacacttgagttgctttttaaggatttaaaaaaaaaatttctcttttgagataattatagattcgTGTGCAgttgtaattaataataatactccAGAGAGACCTTGTCTACCCTTCACCCATTCCTCCACCCCTCTGGTAACATCTTGAATGACTATCCTACAATATCACAACCGGGAAATTGACACCGATAAGAGTTTTATGTGCATCCAGttgtgtgcgtgtatgtatgtgtggttGTCTTCTGAAAGCTTAAAACATTTAACACATGATTAAAAGTATTTGAACTACCGATCGACATCTTTAATACTTGAGGTattcagaaaacagaagaatctttgttattttttgcaATGACCATCTCTACTCATTTAGCagttgccacacacacacacacacacacacacacacacacgtgcacacacgcatgcacataaCCCTGTTTGAAAGTAGGAACAAAAATATTACTGCAAACTACTAAGTATATACTTCTGTTACTGAGCTGGATTGCCTTTTGATGCTACCAGCCTACAAGACGTTGTGAGATGGGGCAACATTGGCCAGGTTTATACTTTGCCCGAAATACTCAGGTTTCCCGAGGAGACTGTGGACAGTCGCCTGAATACTTCCTCCACCCCCTGAGTGTAAATATCACTGCTCCTCAGTGTCGCAAGCAAAAGAAATGACAGCAAGAGTGAGTGATTCTGAAGGCACGCTCCTTGGGTGCAGTAGATCATTTGAGCACATCCATACATAGCAAGAGCTAGCTAGACTTCATTTTCCTCTACTAGACTGGTGCTAGTTCTTTGTACCTGGGCACTGTGTGCAGATTAACTGTGTCTTTGCTTTAGCTCCAGCAGACTTTGTTTTCATCggctttctcccccccccccccgattttcCTCCGACAGCTTCATGCTGGGCACAGCTTTATTAATAGTACATCACTTTGCCGGAGGACTGGCTACTTAAATATTTCAAGGGTGCTTCACTTGTTTTAAGTGGTATGAAATGAGAAGGTACTTAAGGAATCCATTATCTACCTGAATCTTGCCCGTTGATATCACTTGTTCTATTTTTGATGATGTGCCTATCCATACTGGCATTACGGAAAGGAATTACTCCAGCTAAATAACAATACCCTTCTCTGATTCATTCTGTCGAGCAGTCTGCTATCCGTGGATGCTTCCTCGGGTGTCTAGAACACTGACTGTGGGGACAAAACATATTTTGACCATATTTTAATACGCTTTGTTTGCAATGAGGGAATTTACTAGAAAAGACTGATGAAGGACAAGTGTCATAATTGGTTGTGAGGTTTCCGATGTAGTATATAAATCAACAGCTCCAAAACTACTTTTGCTGCTTCCTTGTAAACGCTTTGTGGTGGAAATTTCTGAAACAGCCAGGCCCTACTTAAAGAGATGAAGACTTAAGAAAAGGAACCCTTCAAGGTATTTTGATTTAACTTCACACACTTAAAGTAAGAGGAAGATGTTCCCAAGAACTTACCTTGCTACCAAACGAAACACTGGGGGGCAATGCTTCCTCATCAGAATATCGTAGTATGTATGCTGAATTCAAAGACTATGGAAAAAAGTATTGTCCTTTGCATcatctaaaaattattaatagacACAGTAAGATACTAGTATTTGCTTTTCACAATAGGTGTATTCTTAAGAATTTGGGtgtaagtcttttaaaaatgaatcactTAAAATTCACCGAGGGTGTTCTTAAGGTAAATATATCCTATGATGAAGAGGTATTAtgttaaaaatcagaatttccagttcaaaacaaaacgaaacagaaGCACGTACTTTGTTTTCTCCTCCGGGGTCACAAACTGGTGGCCAAATGGCAGAAAACACCTGCCGAGGTGTTCCCTTTGGCCAACATGGTATTTCCAAAAATTTGAGTTTGTAAATGTCTTTAGCAGAACATACACTCTCTAGTTTAACGATATCACTCCTTTATTGCCCTACACCAGCcatttaatacatataatttCCCAGCCCCTATGTATAGACGGATTAACTGATACTTTCCGTACAACGTTTTGTCCTCCTCGGGAAGATGAACACAATCAGTGCCGATTGTGTACAGTGGTGAGGCTTAAGTTTTCAGTTAATTTAAAGCCTAATCTAAATATCCAGAGGATAAGAGCACTAGTCTCAATTGCATAGTGTTCTAAGATTTTGAATTTCCTTAACGTTTGTTTCGGATCTCCGAAATGGCATTGAGGGTTGTATTAAAGAGATTCTGATTGTTTAATGTGGCTAAAAGTATAAGATTTGGGGGTAAGTCCTAATTTATATTCAAGTACACGTAAGCAGGTGGCTTCACTACTCAAGATACTAAATGAGCAGTTTTAAAAGACTTGATTAACTTCTTTGGTAGCTAGCTAGGTAACCACCTTGTTGAACTTCTGGGCGAGCATTAGGCAGAAAATTCAAGTCAAGAACCTTTTGAGAAAGTTTGAGAGCCACCAACATACATACTCCCCTTGAATTCAGCTGTGAGCGTTTGGTGTAGGTCAGAAAGTAAGTACTGTTTAGGATTTGAATTCATTACTTGTATATTTCTTACTGGTGGTGAAGTTTGGATTTTTGGTTCTTGCCTCCTTCAGTTGAGCATTTGCAATTTTTATAGCTACGGTATGTATGGAGCACTTACTTTGTGTTACTGTGCGTATTTTCCCCTCCTTTAAACCTCACAACAATGTTGTCTGCTGGTTACTGTTCttgatcccattttacagatgaggaaattgaggtttagTCGAGTTGAGTGGCTTTCCCAACTAGTAAGTAGCAAAGCAAGGAACTGAGCCCCCGTCTTGGTGCAAAGATGCTGTTTTCCCCACTATGCTCTACCGTTTCCACGCACGCCCGCCTTGTGCGTTGCTTTACCACTTTTAAGCTATCCTCTTGACTCTAAAGTACCTGGGAGCTCTGTGTGCTATTAAATCCACCCAATTTTAGAGCAGTTCCTTGATGATAAATCTCTTCTTACCTATAATCTAATCAGATTTCAACATCGAGCCAATGTGTTTATACTTGAGATACCTAAGGAAGCTCAAAGTTTTGGACTAACACTCATTCCCACTTTCTCCTGCGTATTTTAATATCAGTAGTACTGACAAGGAAGAACcgctatttttttccctcaaaaatagGAAGATTTATGACCAGGTGGTAGGTTAATAAAGTAAAGTAGGTTCGGATGGAGTATAGCATGTTTGTCCATTgcaacatattttactttttgctgTTAGTTATAATGCATAGTATCTTCAGATCTGGCTTTGCACACAGCTTAGGGAGTAACAGTAGTTTGGGGGAATAGGTCtatgttacattttaaattattctgaaaCTTCGGGAGACATGTTCATACTAAGGGCAGCTTTGTTACCAAATTGTTTCCTAGCAGTGTGCTGGTAGAGAACAAACTTTGGTATTGTTACATGTAACAGATCTAGCAACAGAAggtagtcttttcttttttcttaagtggtGGATAAACCTATTCACGGAAGGAGGAAATAAATTGCCAACTCTAAAGGAACCGTTAACAGAGTATACTCCACGTGAAGGGTGGTCTGTGGTATCAGAATAAATGTATTCAATGGACCAGAGTAATACAGTAGAACATCCATCACCTTAGGCCAGACAGTAACTGATTCCTCAAGATAACCTGAAGAGATTTCAGTCAGGAAAAAACAATCGCCCAATTGTTTCCTTGAATTTAttaaacccaatttaaaaactgttttggaGGAAATAGTCTCCCCCAATCACAACATCCTATGATTCTTGAATGAGATCCAGTTTGTTCATTCCCTATAAATAAGTCTATAGTATACTTTGGGGCCTCCCGCTACCTTCGTTGACGCGTATTCAAGGGAAATAAATTCATTTCACTAGTGGCCTAAACAAACAACATTAGAAAGGTAAATTTGCTGGAGACGTGAATGCAAtctaatgtgattttttaattatttctgccATTAATTCCCTCTATTAGTGTGAATGATTGAGTTGATTTTATAGTGAAGTACCTCGTGAGTCATACTTAAGgacttttgagagagattgtgAAGTTCTTCCTGGCTTGCGTtcaattatgttttcattatagTGTTGCTATTATACGAAAAGGAGCCAGTGAACACTTGTATACTTATTCCCttccatgttaaaaaataatttggttatCGATTTGTATTTCTAGCATGGATTCTGGAACCTCTGTACTCCGTTCTTTTCTACTCCATTTCCAAGTCACCGGAGAGTTCAAGATGGAGGCCGGTTAAAACAGGCCTTTGAGGCCTTTCAGCCATCTAAGGGAAGAAGGCCAAATTCTGGCTCTTGTTTCTGGTCATTTTGAGGATGTCTTCAAAATGTACAGTGGCTAAAGTCACCCTGCAGGCCATAATTTTGCGTTTAAGATGGCTGTGTTTAAGTTCGGGGGAGAAtgatggcaaaacaaaacaaaacaaaatccccttTGGGCGGTGGTTCCTACCCTGtctatttttagagcagtttctgGAGATCTTGCCTTCCCCCCTACCtggcctctctttcctctctgcagtATACctttgcattatttcatttaatactgGAAAAAATGCCACGTAGCATTAAAAGAAAGTGCTACTGAACAAAGTGATAAATCTGTTTCTTAAACCTTTCTTTTCCAACTACAGGAACATTCAAGCTTACAATAGAATTCACTGAAGAGTATCCAAATAAGCCACCTACGGTTAGATTTGTCTCTAAGATGTTCCATCCAAATGGCAAGTAGCACTCTTAATGCAACATTTTAAACGGGTAAACTGTTAATTATGGAGGTGTCTCACGTTTCCTACTTACCGGTCTATGGTACCTGGGCATTTGTTTGGGCATCTTGCTGTTTCCTGAAAACTGAACTCGTCCGTGAGGGTCTGTTGCTGTCTTGATCTCTAGTCACAGAACTGAAGCAGTGAAGGCACTTTGCCTTTGCTTGGAGCCTGCAAGCCGCCTGGTGCTGATGATCTTTGTCATTCACTTACTGCACAAAAATAAGGATGCTCTTGATGTTTCCTTTTAATGTCAGGCTGGGATTGGGGTAGTCTTGTGGCGTGGTTATTTTCACGTTAgaacagtttgtttatttagaacaACAGTTTTCAAATTTAGATGCAGATCAAAATTACCGTGGAACGTTTTCCAAAATACAGATGCCTTGGCCCCACTCCAGAGCCAGTGAGTATCAGATTCTGTGGCTGAGGGGCTACAGTGTATCGGAAAAGCAGCACAGGTGATCCCTAACTtaccttctgcctttttttttttttttcccctttctctcctcgTAGTAAGCCTCAGAACAGCTTGCTTTTTATTCAGGTTAGTAAAGTATTTTCCAGGATATCAGATATTCTTATCTTCATGTCAAAATGAGACTTTGCGAACTCTGCGCTGTCTTTATTTCAGATAAGAGACCGAGTTTACACATTTCGTGGAATAAATTTCCCACAAATCGGGATGCCTAGGGACCCTGCCGGAAAAACGTGTGTGATATCCTGGATAATACGGCAGTCTTTTCAGAAAAAAGAGCACAAAGTAGCTTCTAGTTTTATACCAATTCTATTTGACGTTCTCGGATTATTTCACTAGCAGTGATGAGGACTCTTTTTAGGAAGCTAAGTGAGAAGCAGCTTAGGAGTCTTTTTAAGCCTCACGAGCAAAGTATTCTTGACTGTACTTGTCTTGACTATGTTACAATATTAACGGGTTTTATTGTGTTTAACGTACCGCTTCTATGCTCTCAGTCTATGCAGATGGTAGTATATGTCTGGACATACTGCAGAACCGTTGGAGTCCAACCTATGACGTGTCTTCCATTTTAACATCCATACAGGTGATTGTTCTTTAATGTGACCACCTATGGCCTTTGCTGTGTGTATATTAGCGCTTGAATTGTTTTTGACAGTCCTACCTTAAGGCAAAGGGCGGGTCATTAAGACCCAAGCGCCCCGAAATCACGTATTTGCCTAGCGAGCAGCGCATTGATGGTACTCTAGGTTAGGATGCTAAGAGAGCACATGTAGTCGTTACTTAGGACAGTTCAGCGGATTGTTTGGAATATATACTTCTCTGCATCGAGGGACTGACCTGTTACAACTTGTTTCTATAGTCTCTATTGGATGAACCCAATCCCAATAGCCCAGCAAACAGCCAGGCTGCTCAGCTGTACCAGGAGAACAAGCGGGAATATGAAAAACGTGTCTCTGCGATAGTAGAACAGAGCTGGCGTGATTGTTGACCCGGGTACAGCGAAAGAAGAGGCCGGTCAAGAGAAAAATCTATATTGATGTGTTTGTCACCTCCCTATTCTTCAGTGTCATtacatttactttattaaaagcaaaatagcTGTTGTGCTGTTTCCATCTTCCCTTGCCAAGCTTTTCCtaccccttctcccctctccttgaACATCAGAAAACACCCTCTAGGAGATCAAATGTACTGTACCTGGGTTACGTGCAAAATTGACTAATGCTCAACTCCTTTTCTGTTGTGTCTCATCTCCAGTTTTAGGGCAGGATTGTGCTACTGTGCTTTACACTGAGCTTTTAAAGTGAACCGTTACACAAGTGGTGCTTGCGCACAGCTCGATGACCAGGatgttatttttaacaaaatgactGCTGAAGTGTTTCATCCTGGCCGGCCCTTCACTCGTGTTGGATTTAGACGTGAATGTTTGCAATATGGCCTATGGAAAACGGGGGAACAGATCCATGTAAACACGCATTTTGAAAGAGCAATGGAAGCCCCAAACGCTAGGATGGTAAGGTCCAACCAGTACGAATTACAAGATGGTCTTTACCGGTAGGAAGGGAACGGTCAGTGAAAGGGCTCCGCCACAGGCGCGCAGCGATCGCCGTAACTGACACGTCCTCTCCTTGCGGGATGCTCGCCGGGCTCACCCGTGCTAAGTTTCAGAAGACCGAGGTCGTCTTCtgggtttttgctttttgaagaGGTGTGGGAGCAGAGGAATGGAAACAATCATTAGTTTGAAGCTAGGGAACGTTGGAGATCCTTGAATCTTTTTAAAGGAGAAGTGCTACCCTGGATAGACTTCTAATCCCCCATCgttttttagagttttaattaGCCCAAGGAAGGGAGCCTGTCTGTGGCAAACTGTTTTTCCACTCGACTCCTGAGTTCATGCTGCATGCTTTtagtttcttcttccctttcagtATTATAAGAACTTTAACGTTCTTTCTGTGGATATTTATACTTTAGATAGACAGTACGTTTCAGCAGCAGCGTGGGACAAGGCTTGTACATGTTTCGTCTAATGTTCCATCGTCCCCTTTTGTGCATTTGTCACTCTTCTAAATCAAACTTTGCACAAGTAACCCatgtaaaaaaatgtacatttttcaaaacttgtaaataaaaataaccttaaaatttTGTAGTCAAGGTATAATTATATTTTAGCTCACTATGAACTTTTAGTATTAACTTATTGGAATCTCACAGCTACTCACTTTCCCCCTTGAAATAAACATGGTAAAAGCAAAATCACAACACTCTGCGAGAGGAACAAGAGGAGTAGATCTTGTTGGAGAGGACCTTCTTTCTTGTCATAAGTGTTaatgctctgttctttttttaacgttttaacAAGaatgtaaaacttaaataaaacgAAGTTCCTTCAGCATACAGTATGGTCAATCAAGCGAATGAAGCGGGGTCGGGGGCGTCGACACACCTGGGTGTTTCCGGCACCCTCCCCTACCGAGACCTAACTTGTCGATCCTGACATTCCACCCCTTTCAAAAGCCCTGGCTTGTAACAAATAGCACCAAACTACTCTAGACCGGTACTTTAACCCCCGCATGAAGTTGGGGCGTACAGGTAGCCTCAGTCTGCCCTTGTTTAAACAAAACCGCTCTCTCCCGAGGAGCAGCCTAGCTCGCGCTAAAGACGCCAGAGCAGTGACTTCCTAGAAACTCTCCTCTCTCGTTCGGGGTAGGGGCGAGATGACATTAAACGGTCTTTACGGTGTGTGTACTCACTCAGCCTTTAAGACGCGGCACTTAGAGGGGCCTCCGTGGCAGAGAGCGTTCAACACGTCAGAGGCGGCAGCATCCTTACATGTGCTCACGATTTTCCCTTAAGTCCATTTCTGCTTCGAAGTAGAGCCACGTTACATTGCTCT
The DNA window shown above is from Lynx canadensis isolate LIC74 chromosome X, mLynCan4.pri.v2, whole genome shotgun sequence and carries:
- the UBE2A gene encoding ubiquitin-conjugating enzyme E2 A produces the protein MSTPARRRLMRDFKRLQEDPPAGVSGAPSENNIMVWNAVIFGPEGTPFEDGTFKLTIEFTEEYPNKPPTVRFVSKMFHPNVYADGSICLDILQNRWSPTYDVSSILTSIQSLLDEPNPNSPANSQAAQLYQENKREYEKRVSAIVEQSWRDC